From the genome of Virgibacillus siamensis, one region includes:
- a CDS encoding Cof-type HAD-IIB family hydrolase has protein sequence MDKIKLVALDMDGTLLTNDEEISDYTQQVIRKTLAKDVHVVLSTGRGIATCLPYAKQLSLPSFLITANGGEIWTVEEQLLEQHLLDPKMVQLMFELGKQMEVNSWMISTDKVWRGGEGPENFYDYEWLKYGCDSLDTTKLDNIVKELSHYDELELTNSLPTNIEVNPKGVNKASALRKLCDKLDITMNNVLAIGDSLNDIKMIQQAGLGIAMGNAQEAIKKVADHVTDTNNQDGVAKAIETFVLNQEKSV, from the coding sequence ATGGATAAAATAAAATTGGTAGCACTCGATATGGACGGGACGTTATTAACAAATGACGAAGAAATCTCTGATTACACACAACAGGTTATTCGCAAAACACTGGCAAAGGATGTTCACGTTGTACTCAGTACCGGGCGCGGGATTGCAACCTGTCTCCCTTATGCAAAGCAGCTCAGCCTGCCATCATTTCTGATTACGGCGAACGGCGGGGAAATCTGGACAGTGGAAGAACAGCTTCTGGAGCAACATTTGCTTGATCCAAAGATGGTTCAATTGATGTTTGAACTCGGAAAACAGATGGAAGTAAACAGCTGGATGATATCGACTGACAAGGTTTGGCGTGGTGGTGAAGGCCCGGAAAACTTTTACGATTATGAGTGGCTGAAATATGGATGTGATTCGCTTGATACAACTAAACTCGACAATATCGTAAAAGAACTATCCCATTATGATGAATTGGAACTGACTAATTCTCTGCCCACAAACATCGAAGTCAATCCAAAAGGTGTAAATAAAGCAAGTGCACTGCGGAAATTATGCGATAAATTGGATATTACGATGAATAATGTGCTGGCAATTGGTGACAGCTTAAATGACATTAAAATGATTCAGCAGGCGGGGCTTGGCATTGCAATGGGAAATGCACAGGAAGCAATCAAAAAAGTGGCAGATCATGTGACAGATACTAACAATCAGGACGGAGTTGCGAAAGCGATCGAAACGTTTGTACTAAATCAAGAGAAGTCTGTATAA
- a CDS encoding DUF1648 domain-containing protein has translation MNLNNPKIKVPATGWERFFNLLSVMIIIASIVYAIYQFDNLPDRIPTHFNAQGKADGWGNKSSLFILPAITTATFLMMYFLNKVPHIFNLPVTITEKNASRIYRLARTMMAVFNFEIVLILSYATYETVQAAHGYSTLGLWFILFSIFVPLVTMILFFIPMNRET, from the coding sequence ATGAATCTGAACAATCCAAAAATCAAAGTCCCTGCAACCGGATGGGAAAGGTTTTTCAATCTCCTGTCTGTAATGATTATTATTGCAAGTATTGTTTACGCCATTTATCAGTTTGATAATCTTCCGGACCGTATTCCAACCCATTTTAATGCGCAGGGGAAAGCGGATGGATGGGGAAACAAATCTTCTTTATTCATATTACCGGCTATCACAACAGCCACTTTTCTTATGATGTATTTTCTGAATAAAGTACCGCATATTTTTAACCTGCCAGTAACAATCACGGAAAAGAATGCTTCGAGAATTTACCGGTTGGCGAGAACAATGATGGCTGTTTTTAACTTTGAGATCGTTCTGATTCTTTCCTATGCAACGTATGAAACTGTTCAGGCGGCACATGGGTATTCAACATTAGGATTATGGTTTATTTTGTTTTCCATTTTTGTTCCGCTAGTCACGATGATTCTTTTTTTCATTCCGATGAACAGGGAAACGTAA
- a CDS encoding SLC13 family permease produces MITATWDWLWDKHDQAKDLIRFFVKPNDSKFGTQGNDQAENTADGNGGGNNRSYKPAQLIGLFLGPALFVLTLLFFQPEGLNDASQAILASTIWIAVWWITEALPIPVTSLLPIILFPLTGGLDIGATTSSYGDDTIFLFMGGFMIALAMEKWNLHKRIALSIISIIGTNTERIILGFMVATGFLSMWISNTATAMMMVPIGLAIIYQVSESLKDDDSIDTSKENFGFGKALMLSIAYSASLGGIGTLIGTPPNTVLAGAISNLYGVELSFAKWMLFGVPIAWIFIFITWFYLVKIAHPMKLKELPGGREVIQSEKEKLGAPSFEEKAVFVVFVAAALSWISRSFLLVEINENINDAIIAMTAAVILFIIPAKNKKGDHLLDWDTAVKLPWGILLLFGGGLAIAAGFKNSGLSKWIGEQLSVLEGINIFIILLAVTALVIFLTEITSNTATASMMYPIMASLAAALGVHPFAVMIAAGVAASCAFMLPVATPPNAVVFGSGYLRIPDMAKAGFALNIIGIILVSLAVYFLLPAVWGLELTEVPEMLK; encoded by the coding sequence ATGATAACAGCAACTTGGGACTGGTTATGGGATAAGCATGATCAGGCAAAAGATTTGATCCGTTTTTTTGTAAAACCGAATGACTCCAAGTTCGGTACACAAGGAAATGATCAAGCAGAAAATACAGCAGACGGTAACGGAGGGGGCAATAACCGCTCTTATAAACCCGCACAACTGATAGGGCTCTTTTTAGGTCCGGCACTATTTGTACTTACATTATTATTTTTTCAGCCTGAAGGACTGAATGATGCTTCACAGGCAATATTGGCCAGCACAATATGGATTGCTGTCTGGTGGATAACCGAAGCTTTGCCGATACCGGTCACATCGCTGTTGCCGATAATCCTATTCCCGCTTACAGGTGGACTTGATATCGGAGCAACGACATCATCATATGGTGATGATACTATCTTCCTGTTTATGGGAGGCTTTATGATTGCCCTTGCGATGGAAAAGTGGAATCTTCACAAGCGGATTGCGCTGTCAATCATTTCCATCATCGGCACGAACACGGAACGAATCATTCTCGGATTTATGGTCGCAACCGGGTTTTTATCCATGTGGATTTCCAATACAGCAACAGCCATGATGATGGTACCAATTGGACTTGCAATTATTTATCAGGTTTCCGAATCATTAAAGGATGATGATTCAATCGATACATCAAAAGAAAACTTCGGTTTTGGCAAGGCATTGATGCTGAGTATTGCCTATTCCGCATCACTTGGCGGTATCGGCACTCTGATCGGTACACCGCCAAACACCGTGCTGGCAGGTGCTATCAGCAATCTGTACGGAGTTGAGCTTTCATTTGCCAAATGGATGCTGTTTGGCGTACCGATTGCTTGGATATTTATTTTTATCACATGGTTTTACCTTGTGAAAATAGCTCACCCGATGAAACTGAAGGAATTGCCCGGCGGCAGGGAAGTAATTCAATCCGAGAAGGAAAAGCTTGGGGCTCCATCGTTTGAGGAAAAAGCTGTTTTTGTCGTTTTCGTTGCGGCTGCACTTTCTTGGATCAGTCGATCTTTCCTGCTAGTCGAAATTAACGAAAATATCAACGATGCCATTATTGCCATGACTGCAGCGGTTATCCTGTTTATAATACCAGCGAAAAACAAAAAAGGTGACCATTTGCTGGATTGGGATACAGCGGTCAAACTTCCGTGGGGGATTCTGCTCCTCTTTGGCGGTGGTTTGGCAATCGCTGCAGGATTTAAGAATTCCGGACTGTCCAAATGGATTGGTGAGCAATTAAGTGTGCTGGAAGGTATCAACATCTTTATTATTTTACTTGCTGTAACAGCATTGGTCATTTTCCTGACCGAAATAACATCGAATACTGCGACAGCATCCATGATGTATCCGATTATGGCATCGCTTGCGGCAGCGCTCGGTGTTCACCCGTTCGCTGTCATGATTGCTGCTGGTGTGGCCGCTTCCTGTGCCTTTATGCTGCCGGTTGCCACCCCGCCAAATGCGGTTGTTTTCGGTTCGGGATATTTACGAATACCAGATATGGCCAAGGCTGGTTTTGCATTGAATATCATCGGCATTATACTCGTTTCCCTCGCTGTTTACTTCCTGCTTCCGGCAGTGTGGGGACTGGAACTGACTGAAGTACCGGAAATGCTGAAATAA